Proteins from a single region of Bdellovibrio bacteriovorus HD100:
- the ppk1 gene encoding polyphosphate kinase 1, producing MNTPKAASPKRTSKKKSTRKPKVVEHPLSSESLFSSREIGWLNFNRRVLAEAEDARNPLLERVKFLSISGSNLDEFFMKRVGGLKRHMAYGVSAKSSDGKTPMHQLQEIRQFVIPMIQDQAHAYNKVLKPALEKEGIHLLSWKDLSDKEKESVKKYYNRNVFPVLTPLSVDPGHPFPFISNLSISLGVTLKHPGSEEKLFARVKIPKVLPQWIRTDAESKDYRFISLLDVIKENLADLFPAMQVLGVMPFRLTRNADSDQDQEDAEDLLEAIEEELRQRRFAEVVRLEHGPHPDPWMLKFLMEELELIEEDIYETSSLLDFTDLGVISDVNLPKLKFDPYTPVVAPAFAEDGHGMFNAIKMADQLVHHPYESFAASVEKFIRVASEDPKVLAIKMTLYRTGDNSPFIRSLIRAAEQGKQVVCLVELKARFDEERNIYWATELENAGVHVVYGVVGLKTHAKTALVVRQEQEGLRCYCHIGTGNYNVATSRFYTDLGLLTAREEITNDVVEFFHYLTGRSLKSNYQNLLIAPVNMFSRFKSMIEREAEHAKAGRPAQIIAKFNNFEENDIAVALYAASQKGVDIEMIVRGFCCLRPGVPGMSERIRVTSIIGRFLEHSRIFYFRNGEKDPVDGEFYLGSADWMYRNLHARVEAIVPILDRSLKEKCWEILSLCVKEQRQSWEMKSDGTYVRQNSQDVGLHQTLMQIAKARVTFVDENTSSSTSSNSE from the coding sequence TTGAACACGCCCAAAGCGGCTTCGCCGAAACGCACATCGAAAAAGAAATCTACACGCAAGCCGAAGGTTGTCGAACATCCTCTGTCATCTGAAAGTCTTTTCTCCAGCCGGGAGATCGGCTGGCTGAATTTCAACAGACGGGTGTTGGCTGAAGCCGAGGACGCTCGCAATCCTTTGTTGGAGCGTGTGAAATTCTTAAGCATCTCCGGATCCAATCTGGATGAGTTCTTTATGAAACGTGTGGGCGGTTTGAAACGTCACATGGCCTATGGTGTTTCCGCCAAATCGTCTGACGGAAAAACACCGATGCATCAGTTGCAGGAAATCCGTCAGTTTGTGATTCCGATGATTCAGGATCAGGCTCATGCCTACAACAAGGTGCTTAAGCCTGCTCTGGAAAAAGAAGGCATCCATCTGCTTTCTTGGAAGGACCTTTCTGACAAAGAAAAAGAAAGTGTCAAAAAGTACTATAACCGCAATGTCTTCCCGGTACTGACGCCGCTGTCGGTGGATCCAGGACATCCATTCCCGTTCATCTCGAATCTGTCGATTTCTTTAGGAGTGACCCTGAAACATCCCGGAAGTGAAGAAAAGCTCTTTGCCCGGGTGAAAATCCCCAAAGTTTTGCCGCAGTGGATTCGTACTGATGCTGAAAGCAAGGATTATCGCTTCATCAGTCTTTTGGATGTGATCAAGGAAAATCTGGCGGATCTGTTCCCGGCCATGCAGGTGCTGGGAGTGATGCCGTTCCGACTGACTCGTAATGCCGATTCGGACCAGGATCAGGAAGATGCGGAAGACTTGCTGGAAGCCATTGAGGAAGAACTGCGCCAGCGCCGTTTTGCCGAAGTGGTGCGCCTGGAGCACGGGCCGCACCCGGATCCGTGGATGCTGAAGTTCCTGATGGAGGAACTGGAGCTGATTGAAGAGGACATTTATGAGACCTCCAGTCTTTTGGATTTCACAGACTTGGGTGTGATCTCGGATGTAAATCTGCCGAAATTGAAATTTGATCCTTACACTCCGGTGGTGGCGCCCGCATTTGCCGAAGACGGGCACGGGATGTTTAACGCCATTAAGATGGCGGACCAGCTGGTGCATCATCCCTATGAAAGCTTCGCGGCTTCGGTGGAAAAGTTCATTCGTGTGGCCAGTGAAGATCCCAAGGTGCTGGCGATCAAGATGACTTTGTACCGCACCGGTGATAACAGCCCCTTTATTCGCTCACTGATTCGTGCGGCCGAACAGGGCAAGCAGGTCGTGTGTCTGGTGGAACTGAAGGCGCGCTTCGATGAAGAGCGCAATATCTATTGGGCCACTGAACTTGAAAATGCCGGCGTGCATGTGGTTTATGGCGTTGTTGGTTTGAAGACTCACGCCAAGACCGCGCTGGTGGTTCGTCAGGAGCAAGAGGGCTTGCGCTGTTACTGCCATATCGGGACGGGAAATTACAACGTGGCGACTTCGCGATTCTATACGGATCTGGGGCTTTTGACGGCGCGTGAAGAAATCACCAATGATGTGGTGGAGTTTTTCCATTATCTGACGGGAAGATCTTTAAAGAGCAACTATCAGAATCTGCTGATTGCGCCCGTGAATATGTTCTCGCGCTTTAAGTCCATGATCGAACGCGAGGCCGAACACGCCAAAGCGGGTCGTCCGGCGCAGATCATTGCCAAATTCAATAACTTCGAAGAAAACGACATTGCTGTGGCCCTGTACGCGGCTTCGCAAAAAGGGGTTGATATCGAGATGATCGTGCGGGGCTTCTGCTGTCTTCGTCCCGGGGTCCCGGGCATGAGTGAGCGCATCCGCGTGACCTCGATCATCGGTCGTTTCCTGGAGCATTCACGCATTTTCTATTTCCGCAACGGGGAAAAGGACCCGGTGGACGGAGAGTTCTATCTGGGATCTGCCGATTGGATGTATCGCAATCTGCATGCCCGGGTGGAGGCCATTGTGCCGATTCTGGATCGCAGTTTGAAAGAAAAGTGCTGGGAGATCCTGAGTTTGTGTGTGAAAGAGCAACGCCAGTCCTGGGAAATGAAGTCCGATGGGACTTATGTACGTCAGAACTCGCAGGATGTCGGTTTGCATCAAACCCTGATGCAAATTGCGAAAGCCCGGGTTACATTTGTGGATGAAAATACCAGTTCATCCACCAGTTCAAATTCGGAGTAG
- a CDS encoding efflux RND transporter permease subunit produces MRLSDISIKNPVFAWMLMFGLMIFGLISFSRMGVSQMPDVDFPTVTVSVSLDGAAPEVMETQVVDPIESSLMTVEGIESIKSSSKTGSASITVEFDLDRNIDLAVQDVQAKISGIQRMLPDDVDPPSISKTNPDDQPILWLALTYDKEDPEFLMRYARDYLKDRFTTVEGVGDIFLGGYTDPVMRVHVRPKDLLRYNISVNDVVDAIRNEHSELPGGYIQTDKKTFNVRTMGEAKTEEEFRNIVISRRAGVTVADPTNMVKIRQVADASMGLDKIERMSRFNGKTALGLGIRKQRGTNAVSVARAVKEQITVIQKTLPPGMNLQVNFDSTKFIEQSVGELNKHLVLAVIFTSLVCWMFLGSWSATFNVLLSIPTSLLGAFIGLYFLGYTLNTFTLLGLTLAIGIVVDDAIMVLENIFRYNENGRGRIESAILGAREISFAAMAATAAVIAIFLPVAFMKGIIGKFFMQFGVTISIAVFLSLVESLTITPMRCAGFVHHGERKTKLGKGFEALMENTRIGYDRWLRVSLQHPWKVLIGSLVFVAVSFISIKFLNKEMSPAQDQSIFMARLIMPVGTSLAYTDQQTKKAEQWLLSRPEIKQVYAALGGFGGGVSDSNVTMMFITMKEKNERGKDPETGKVLSQQEFMQVARKNLSKIEDMRPVLMDLSQQGFSGGRGYPIEFTILGSDWDKLAKYTEDMMKAMTDSGLMVDVDSNYLLGMPEIQVQPDRLAAAQHGVSISSIGSTVSALIGGVKAGEYPQGGHRYDIKLKLLDQGDPMGEIKTLFVGNSRGNLIPLPKVTKEVQTSSLQSISRSNRQRAITVTANMKPGVSQQAAMAYIEDAAKKMLEPGYMIDQGGSSKTFKESFQSLIFALVMGLVIAYMVLASQFNSFIDPVTILMALPFSFSGAFFALLITGQSLNMFSMIGLLLLMGIVKKNSILLIEFTNTVRDRGTSAALDALIEACPTRLRPILMTSVATVAAAIPSATARGAGSETMRPMAICLIGGVVVSTALTLFVVPAVYLLMDKFKKRDEVRAKTKQAFAAVGEEGLEA; encoded by the coding sequence ATGAGACTGTCGGATATTTCTATTAAGAATCCTGTATTTGCGTGGATGCTGATGTTCGGTCTGATGATTTTCGGACTGATTTCGTTTTCTCGCATGGGCGTCAGCCAGATGCCGGATGTTGACTTCCCAACCGTGACGGTGAGCGTTAGCCTGGATGGGGCAGCTCCCGAAGTTATGGAAACTCAGGTGGTGGATCCGATTGAATCCTCACTGATGACGGTGGAGGGGATCGAATCCATCAAATCCAGCAGTAAAACCGGCAGCGCCAGCATCACGGTGGAATTTGACCTGGATCGTAATATCGATCTGGCGGTTCAGGACGTGCAGGCGAAAATCTCGGGCATTCAAAGAATGCTTCCGGACGACGTGGATCCTCCGTCCATTTCCAAAACCAATCCCGATGATCAGCCCATTCTGTGGTTGGCCCTGACTTACGATAAAGAAGACCCGGAATTCCTGATGCGCTATGCGCGTGACTATCTGAAGGACCGCTTCACGACGGTGGAAGGTGTCGGTGACATCTTCCTGGGTGGTTACACCGATCCGGTGATGCGAGTGCATGTGCGCCCGAAAGATCTGCTTCGTTATAATATCTCTGTGAATGACGTGGTTGATGCCATCCGCAATGAGCATTCCGAGCTTCCGGGTGGTTATATCCAGACCGACAAAAAAACCTTCAACGTGCGCACGATGGGTGAGGCAAAAACGGAAGAGGAATTCCGCAACATCGTGATCAGCCGCCGTGCGGGTGTGACTGTGGCCGATCCGACCAACATGGTAAAAATCCGCCAGGTGGCCGATGCCAGCATGGGGCTGGACAAAATTGAACGTATGTCCCGCTTTAACGGGAAGACGGCGCTCGGTCTTGGGATCCGCAAACAGCGTGGCACCAATGCCGTGTCCGTGGCGCGTGCGGTGAAAGAACAAATCACTGTTATTCAAAAAACTCTGCCTCCGGGCATGAATCTTCAGGTGAACTTTGACAGCACCAAGTTCATCGAGCAGTCCGTGGGCGAGTTGAACAAGCACTTGGTTCTGGCGGTGATTTTCACGTCCCTGGTGTGCTGGATGTTCCTGGGAAGCTGGTCGGCGACCTTCAACGTGCTGTTGTCGATTCCGACGTCGTTGCTTGGGGCCTTCATCGGTCTTTATTTCCTGGGTTACACGCTCAACACGTTCACGCTGTTGGGCCTGACCCTGGCAATCGGTATCGTCGTGGATGATGCCATCATGGTTCTGGAAAATATCTTCCGGTACAATGAAAACGGGCGGGGGCGTATCGAGTCCGCGATCCTTGGAGCGCGCGAGATTTCGTTTGCGGCGATGGCAGCCACCGCGGCCGTGATTGCGATCTTCCTGCCGGTGGCCTTCATGAAGGGTATCATCGGGAAGTTCTTCATGCAGTTCGGGGTGACAATCTCTATCGCCGTGTTCCTGTCGCTGGTGGAGTCTTTGACGATCACACCGATGCGTTGTGCGGGCTTCGTTCACCATGGTGAACGAAAAACCAAACTGGGCAAGGGCTTTGAGGCCCTGATGGAAAACACGCGCATTGGTTACGACCGCTGGCTGCGTGTCAGTTTGCAGCACCCATGGAAGGTGTTGATCGGTTCTTTGGTGTTTGTGGCGGTGTCCTTTATTTCCATCAAGTTCCTGAACAAAGAAATGAGCCCGGCCCAGGATCAGAGCATCTTTATGGCCCGTTTGATCATGCCGGTGGGAACATCCTTGGCGTACACGGATCAGCAAACCAAAAAAGCTGAGCAGTGGCTGTTGTCCCGTCCTGAAATCAAGCAGGTGTATGCGGCGTTGGGCGGCTTTGGCGGCGGGGTTTCTGATTCCAATGTCACGATGATGTTTATCACCATGAAAGAAAAGAACGAACGCGGCAAGGACCCTGAGACCGGGAAAGTTCTGTCCCAGCAGGAGTTCATGCAAGTGGCTCGTAAGAATCTTTCCAAGATCGAAGACATGCGTCCGGTCCTGATGGATCTGTCGCAGCAGGGTTTCTCGGGTGGTCGTGGGTATCCGATCGAATTTACGATCCTGGGTTCAGACTGGGATAAGCTGGCGAAGTACACCGAAGACATGATGAAGGCCATGACTGACAGCGGTCTGATGGTCGATGTGGATTCTAACTATCTGCTGGGTATGCCAGAGATTCAAGTTCAGCCGGATCGCCTGGCGGCGGCTCAGCACGGGGTCAGCATTTCTTCCATCGGCTCCACAGTCAGTGCGCTGATCGGTGGTGTGAAAGCCGGAGAGTACCCACAAGGCGGACACCGTTACGATATCAAACTGAAGCTTCTGGATCAGGGTGATCCAATGGGCGAGATCAAAACTCTGTTTGTCGGCAACAGTCGAGGCAACCTGATCCCGTTGCCGAAAGTGACCAAAGAAGTGCAAACCTCCAGCTTGCAGTCGATTTCGCGATCCAACCGTCAGCGTGCGATCACAGTCACGGCGAATATGAAGCCGGGGGTGTCCCAGCAGGCGGCCATGGCTTATATTGAAGACGCGGCGAAAAAGATGCTGGAGCCAGGTTACATGATCGATCAGGGCGGAAGCTCCAAGACCTTTAAGGAGTCCTTCCAAAGCTTGATCTTTGCTTTGGTGATGGGTCTGGTGATCGCCTACATGGTTCTGGCCAGCCAGTTCAATTCCTTTATCGATCCAGTGACGATCCTGATGGCACTGCCATTCAGCTTCAGCGGGGCGTTCTTTGCACTTTTGATCACGGGGCAGTCTTTGAACATGTTCTCGATGATTGGTTTGTTGTTGTTGATGGGTATCGTGAAAAAGAATTCCATCTTGCTGATTGAATTCACCAACACCGTCCGTGACCGTGGGACCAGTGCGGCGCTGGATGCGCTGATTGAAGCGTGTCCGACACGTCTTCGACCGATCCTGATGACATCCGTCGCGACGGTGGCTGCGGCGATTCCGTCGGCGACGGCGCGTGGCGCGGGGTCCGAAACCATGCGCCCGATGGCGATTTGTCTTATCGGGGGTGTTGTGGTGTCCACCGCGCTGACCTTGTTCGTAGTTCCGGCGGTGTATCTGCTGATGGATAAGTTCAAGAAGCGTGACGAGGTTCGCGCGAAAACCAAACAAGCTTTCGCCGCTGTTGGCGAGGAAGGCCTGGAGGCCTAA
- a CDS encoding PilZ domain-containing protein produces MTSLARYHGRSPRYILNTEDESLVRVAGPKQVPWEEGTEIKNVSLTGLAFTAPDDLCPLLGEVVKIQFTPPGSRQMACYGIVTRLENISDSRMLVGIHFYKLEMQQRIVLAQGLARKFKESQERGQIDDMLNRPRSSVSFANLPQLVLMGLLATLWCATVWALLRFEYSGLYKMLLSLFS; encoded by the coding sequence ATGACAAGTCTTGCTCGCTATCACGGCCGATCACCACGCTACATTCTCAACACTGAGGACGAGAGCCTGGTTCGCGTGGCGGGCCCCAAGCAAGTCCCTTGGGAAGAAGGCACTGAGATCAAAAACGTCTCTTTGACGGGTTTAGCTTTCACTGCGCCGGATGATTTGTGCCCACTTCTGGGCGAAGTCGTGAAAATCCAGTTCACCCCACCGGGTTCACGCCAGATGGCGTGCTATGGAATTGTCACACGACTTGAGAACATCTCGGACTCACGCATGCTGGTGGGCATTCACTTCTATAAACTTGAAATGCAGCAAAGAATCGTACTTGCCCAGGGTCTGGCGCGCAAATTCAAAGAAAGCCAGGAACGCGGTCAGATCGATGATATGCTGAACCGCCCGCGCAGCTCGGTCAGCTTTGCCAACTTGCCACAACTGGTGTTGATGGGCCTTTTGGCGACGTTGTGGTGCGCGACGGTCTGGGCACTTTTGCGCTTTGAGTATTCCGGTCTTTATAAGATGCTTTTAAGCCTTTTCTCTTAG
- a CDS encoding LysR family transcriptional regulator, with protein sequence MEQLDLNQIRTFVKLVQSGSFTKAAEVLKQPKSRVSRRLSALEKDLGVQLIYRTTRQFQLTEMGRIYYERARGLIEGLETLTGEVSESTAEISGVIRVTASDDMGVKHLPLIVDEFTRQYPRVRFDLYLTQAYVDLVKESVDVGIRIGNLKDSSLRARKIGTVRNLLVASPGFLERYRVGEDLTKLAAAPFLGLTQQPKLEVVRSSDGKRLTLKTNPIVTANNPEMLLNLARLGKGYAFVPEFLCKDELRDGRMVQIHKNLRGDEVSVSLVSPDTKETSQKVKRFMDFAYKRLKEVYFA encoded by the coding sequence ATGGAACAATTAGATCTCAATCAGATACGCACATTCGTCAAACTTGTTCAAAGCGGCAGCTTCACCAAGGCGGCCGAGGTTTTGAAACAACCGAAGTCCCGCGTCAGCCGCAGGCTGTCAGCCCTGGAAAAGGATCTGGGCGTGCAGTTGATATATCGCACCACGCGCCAGTTCCAGCTGACCGAAATGGGGCGCATTTATTATGAACGCGCTCGCGGTCTGATTGAAGGACTTGAAACCCTGACCGGAGAGGTCAGTGAATCGACCGCTGAAATCTCGGGTGTGATTCGTGTCACGGCGTCGGATGATATGGGTGTGAAACACCTTCCTCTGATTGTGGATGAATTCACGCGCCAGTATCCGCGAGTGCGATTTGATCTGTATCTGACTCAAGCTTATGTGGATCTGGTGAAGGAATCAGTCGATGTGGGGATCCGCATCGGGAACCTGAAAGACAGCTCTTTGCGGGCGCGTAAGATCGGCACCGTGCGAAACTTGCTGGTGGCGTCCCCGGGCTTTTTGGAGCGCTACCGTGTGGGGGAAGATCTGACAAAGCTTGCGGCGGCACCATTCTTGGGACTGACCCAGCAGCCAAAGCTTGAGGTTGTTAGGTCTTCTGACGGAAAACGTCTGACGTTGAAAACCAATCCGATCGTCACCGCGAACAATCCGGAAATGCTTCTGAATCTGGCTCGTCTGGGAAAAGGGTATGCTTTTGTGCCCGAGTTTTTGTGCAAGGATGAATTGCGTGACGGCCGCATGGTTCAGATTCATAAAAATCTGCGCGGAGATGAAGTCTCTGTCAGTCTGGTTTCACCCGACACGAAAGAAACGTCCCAGAAGGTTAAGCGCTTCATGGACTTTGCCTACAAACGTTTGAAGGAAGTTTATTTCGCCTAA
- the ygiD gene encoding 4,5-DOPA-extradiol-dioxygenase, which produces MPVLFIGHGSPMNALDKNAFTETLNKLGKSLPKPQAVLSVSAHWETEGTKVLYHPDPPTIHDFYGFPKALFDMQYPARGPLSIAHETQRLLPKSELYDKWGLDHGTWSVLAHMYPHADIPTYQVSLDVTKTNQQHLELGKLLRPLRDKGVLIVASGNIVHNLSLIQWKNKDGSFPWAEEFDGQIKAALEARDTKTLTAYEALGESAALSVPTPEHYLPLLYAFGASTEEDRISYPYEGFEMGSLSMRAVMWSR; this is translated from the coding sequence ATGCCTGTGCTTTTTATTGGTCACGGTTCTCCGATGAATGCTCTGGACAAGAACGCCTTCACAGAGACCTTGAATAAACTGGGTAAGTCCCTGCCAAAACCACAGGCCGTTCTTTCTGTCTCTGCGCACTGGGAGACAGAAGGAACGAAAGTTCTTTATCATCCCGACCCTCCCACGATTCACGATTTTTACGGATTCCCCAAAGCCCTGTTTGATATGCAGTACCCGGCGCGAGGCCCACTGAGCATCGCCCACGAAACCCAACGACTGCTGCCAAAGTCTGAGCTCTATGACAAATGGGGTTTGGATCACGGCACGTGGTCCGTTCTGGCGCACATGTACCCGCACGCAGATATTCCCACTTATCAAGTCAGCCTGGACGTGACCAAAACAAACCAACAGCATCTGGAGCTGGGAAAACTGCTGCGCCCGTTGCGTGACAAAGGTGTTCTGATCGTTGCCAGCGGCAACATCGTTCACAACTTAAGTTTGATTCAATGGAAAAACAAAGACGGCAGCTTCCCGTGGGCCGAAGAGTTCGACGGCCAAATCAAAGCCGCCCTGGAAGCACGCGACACCAAAACCCTCACAGCCTATGAAGCCCTGGGTGAAAGTGCCGCACTGAGCGTTCCCACGCCAGAGCACTATCTGCCCTTGCTGTATGCGTTTGGCGCCAGCACCGAGGAAGACCGCATTTCTTATCCTTACGAAGGGTTTGAAATGGGCTCCCTGTCGATGCGTGCGGTGATGTGGAGCCGTTAG
- a CDS encoding YceI family protein — MKALILGSLVTLAGMSAFAKSIPAGSYNIDPAHSKIGFEIPHLVISTVEGRFAQFDGTLDVDAKLEKSKAKLNIEVASISTENKDRDDHLKSPDFFDVAKNPKMTFVTKRITGTPDNLKIVGDLTLKGKTKEVTLDAKYLGDVNDAYGNNKVAFTATGKINRKDFGLNWSSVVEAGPVVGDEVTLILKIQAGKPAPKKG; from the coding sequence ATGAAAGCACTTATTCTTGGTTCCCTGGTTACCTTGGCTGGTATGTCCGCATTTGCAAAATCCATCCCGGCGGGTTCCTACAACATCGACCCGGCCCACTCAAAAATTGGTTTTGAAATTCCTCACCTGGTCATTTCCACGGTGGAAGGTCGTTTTGCTCAATTTGATGGAACTTTGGACGTGGACGCAAAACTTGAAAAGTCCAAAGCCAAATTGAACATCGAAGTGGCCAGCATCAGCACCGAAAACAAAGACCGTGACGATCACTTGAAAAGCCCGGACTTCTTTGATGTGGCCAAAAATCCTAAAATGACCTTTGTCACAAAAAGGATCACTGGCACACCGGACAATCTGAAAATTGTTGGCGATTTGACCTTGAAGGGTAAAACTAAAGAAGTGACTTTGGATGCCAAATACCTGGGTGATGTGAACGACGCCTACGGCAACAACAAAGTGGCATTCACTGCGACTGGCAAGATCAACCGCAAGGATTTCGGTCTGAACTGGAGCAGTGTTGTGGAAGCAGGTCCGGTTGTGGGTGATGAGGTGACTTTGATCCTCAAAATCCAGGCTGGCAAACCGGCTCCTAAGAAAGGTTAA
- the thiL gene encoding thiamine-phosphate kinase translates to MQNTPKEWSLIERIRYRVQRQNDHTKVPLGDDAFVFRNYPGYSVICQDMMVEGVHFELDYFSAFDLGYKSLAVNLSDIAAMGALPHFAQVSLALPKKLNESWLDDFYKGMTSLADDHHMQVVGGDLAASPDRLVVDVSVHGSCENPLTRKGAKPGDLLLCSGPLGLSFTGMTALQKKLSGFDDAKERHLRPKPRLDLVASLQKQHTRIHALMDCSDGLVNDALQLRPPNGGFHLFAENLPLHPDSESLAVDLHLNPQDFVLWGGEDYELLMAVHPEDYEYFPEWKMIGQFTEDPRVFVSHPDHHEEIKEFKGWKHFPG, encoded by the coding sequence ATGCAAAATACTCCAAAAGAATGGTCGCTCATTGAGCGCATCCGTTATCGGGTCCAGCGTCAAAATGATCACACCAAAGTACCGCTGGGTGACGACGCCTTTGTTTTCAGGAATTATCCTGGCTACTCGGTGATTTGCCAGGACATGATGGTCGAGGGAGTTCACTTTGAACTCGACTATTTCAGCGCCTTTGATCTGGGTTACAAGTCGTTGGCGGTGAATCTGAGTGACATCGCCGCCATGGGGGCCCTTCCCCATTTTGCGCAAGTGTCCCTGGCCCTGCCTAAAAAACTAAATGAATCTTGGCTTGACGACTTCTACAAAGGCATGACCAGTTTGGCTGATGACCATCACATGCAAGTGGTCGGTGGTGATCTGGCGGCGTCTCCGGACCGCCTGGTGGTGGATGTCAGTGTGCACGGGTCTTGCGAAAACCCGCTGACCCGCAAAGGCGCAAAGCCCGGCGACCTGCTATTGTGTAGTGGACCTTTGGGGTTGTCTTTCACTGGCATGACCGCTTTGCAGAAAAAACTTTCCGGCTTTGATGACGCCAAAGAACGGCATCTGCGTCCGAAGCCCCGCCTGGATCTTGTGGCCAGTCTGCAAAAACAGCACACCCGCATTCATGCCCTGATGGACTGCAGTGATGGCCTGGTGAATGATGCCTTGCAGTTGCGACCACCGAATGGCGGTTTTCATCTTTTTGCTGAGAATCTCCCCTTGCACCCAGACAGTGAAAGCCTTGCCGTGGATCTGCACTTGAATCCACAGGACTTTGTTCTTTGGGGTGGCGAGGATTACGAACTTCTCATGGCGGTCCACCCCGAGGACTATGAATATTTCCCGGAATGGAAGATGATTGGACAATTCACAGAAGATCCTCGCGTCTTTGTGAGTCACCCGGATCACCATGAGGAGATTAAAGAGTTCAAAGGCTGGAAGCACTTCCCAGGCTGA
- the soxR gene encoding redox-sensitive transcriptional activator SoxR: MAAKTTTPALTTTLSVGEVAARSGISVPTLHFYESKGLIKSHRNNGNQRRYDRSVLRLISIIKISQHLGMSLEQIKDHLSSLPQDHTPTATEWKRLTKKWNDDLEERIKLLQLLQSQLASCIGCGCMSLKECPLRNPEDRYGKKGTGAQRLREQCRI, encoded by the coding sequence ATGGCTGCAAAAACCACAACCCCTGCCCTCACCACCACACTGTCGGTTGGCGAAGTCGCCGCCCGCAGCGGCATCTCGGTTCCGACGTTGCATTTCTATGAATCCAAAGGACTGATTAAAAGTCATCGCAACAACGGCAATCAGCGCCGCTATGACCGCTCGGTTTTACGTCTGATTTCAATAATTAAGATCTCCCAGCATCTGGGTATGAGTCTGGAGCAAATCAAAGATCACCTGTCATCGCTGCCGCAGGATCATACCCCGACGGCGACGGAATGGAAACGACTGACCAAGAAATGGAATGACGATCTAGAAGAGCGCATCAAATTGCTGCAGCTCTTACAATCGCAACTAGCCAGCTGCATCGGGTGTGGGTGCATGTCCCTTAAGGAATGTCCGTTAAGAAACCCGGAGGATCGCTACGGCAAAAAAGGGACCGGCGCACAACGCTTAAGAGAACAATGCCGGATATAA